Proteins encoded together in one candidate division WOR-3 bacterium window:
- a CDS encoding helix-turn-helix domain-containing protein: MDRFVWRKEMGERLRSLRQRANLSLRQMAKLMAKDKGGWIVLSRLENAKVKNPSIGLIADYLRVCRAGFKDIEDLLTNYTAQPVLQERGERSSVSANRVEPVKRPKFVRTEEQKARRRQRVYELKLLRPDVEERLYSVLKELGEPVARTSVCGALCQTGRRWFEIVWRTRSRPRSRERQLKKEMSREIPHFLKREWVERVRKEMELLAEEKLRARVTLPVEEVTVSPPARADDRFLQERMAARIRVQELRKRRLEMFADKIVAELRRENLPEQKMAMVKLSLLPEMMRICDESPDDRMERKRRIEEFSARWSTFPQISRVTEMFLDYYEQFRNGDGVSDSNPRPDERDGTR, encoded by the coding sequence ATGGACAGGTTCGTCTGGAGAAAAGAGATGGGCGAGCGGCTCCGGTCGTTAAGGCAGCGGGCGAATTTGAGTCTCAGGCAGATGGCAAAACTTATGGCAAAGGATAAAGGGGGATGGATTGTGTTGAGCCGGCTGGAAAATGCAAAGGTCAAAAATCCGTCAATCGGGCTAATCGCCGATTATTTGAGGGTCTGCCGGGCAGGGTTCAAGGACATTGAAGACCTGTTAACTAATTATACGGCGCAGCCCGTTTTGCAGGAAAGGGGAGAAAGAAGTTCAGTTAGCGCAAACCGTGTTGAGCCGGTGAAAAGACCGAAATTTGTCCGGACCGAAGAGCAGAAGGCGCGCCGCCGGCAAAGGGTTTACGAGTTGAAACTTTTGCGACCCGATGTTGAGGAGCGGCTTTATTCAGTTTTGAAGGAACTTGGTGAACCGGTGGCACGCACCAGCGTTTGCGGTGCTCTTTGTCAAACCGGACGGCGCTGGTTTGAAATTGTCTGGCGCACCAGAAGCCGCCCCAGAAGCCGGGAACGACAGTTGAAAAAGGAGATGAGTCGCGAGATACCGCATTTTTTAAAAAGGGAATGGGTTGAGCGGGTGCGGAAGGAGATGGAGTTACTTGCCGAGGAGAAGTTGCGGGCGAGGGTTACACTGCCGGTTGAGGAAGTAACAGTTAGTCCACCGGCAAGGGCTGATGACCGTTTTTTACAGGAGCGGATGGCGGCACGGATTCGGGTCCAAGAACTGAGGAAACGCCGGCTGGAGATGTTTGCCGATAAAATCGTCGCGGAGTTGAGAAGGGAGAATCTCCCAGAGCAGAAGATGGCGATGGTGAAGCTTTCGCTGTTACCAGAAATGATGCGCATCTGCGATGAGAGTCCGGACGACCGGATGGAGCGGAAACGGCGCATCGAGGAGTTTAGTGCGCGCTGGAGCACATTTCCGCAAATAAGTCGGGTGACGGAGATGTTTCTTGATTATTACGAACAGTTCCGGAATGGGGATGGTGTTTCAGACTCAAACCCGCGCCCGGATGAAAGAGATGGTACACGCTAA